One stretch of Nicotiana tabacum cultivar K326 chromosome 18, ASM71507v2, whole genome shotgun sequence DNA includes these proteins:
- the LOC107828010 gene encoding DEAD-box ATP-dependent RNA helicase 41 gives MESSVAAENDSNAAEDDVKERCWDQREALPGEPRCVICGRYGEYICDETDDDICSLECKGILLSRLAKSRQPTARPCPVKLPATDECYYVRDNDKSEVKPLTTDQTELLRRKLDIVVKGDTTVPPVLSFASGKLPQKLLENIEVAGYEMPTPVQMQAIPSTLAGQSLLVSAETGSGKTGSFLIPIVSRCAKVNEEHFQNQQKPLAMVLTPTRELCIQVEDQAKVLGKGLPFKTALVVGGDAMAGQLHRIQQGVSLIVGTPGRLIDLLTKHEIELNTISILVLDEVDCMLQRGFLEQVMQIFTALSQPQVLMYSATIPKEAERMASSMAKKVTVISVGKPNKPNQAVKQLAIWVDSKRKKQKLFDILMSKQHYKPPVIVFVGSRLGADLLSEAITVSTGLKALPMHGEKSMKDRREIVRSFLVGEVPVIVATGVLGRGIDLLTVKQVIVFDMPNSIKEYVHQVGRASRMGEEGTAIVFVNEENKKLFPELVETLKTSGAAIPRELANSRHSVGSFSAGRGQKKRKHGY, from the exons ATGGAAAGTTCGGTAGCTGCAGAAAATGATAGTAATGCCGCAG AGGATGATGTAAAGGAGAGGTGTTGGGACCAAAGAGAAGCGCTACCTGGCGAGCCTCGATGTGTTATATGTGGCCGCTATGGTGAGTACATTTGCGATGAGACTGATGATGATATTTGCAGCTTGGAATGCAAAGGTATATTGTTGTCGCGGCTTGCAAAATCACGGCAACCAACTGCTCGTCCATGTCCTGTGAAGTTACCTGCAACGGATGAGTGCTATTATGTTAGGGATAATGATAAATCTGAAGTGAAACCACTAACAACTGACCAGACTGAACTTCTGAGAAGAAAACTTGATATTGTTGTGAAGGGAGACACTACAGTGCCTCCCGTCTTGTCATTTGCTTCCGGCAAGCTACCTCAGAAGCTTCTCGAGAATATTGAAGTTGCCGGTTATGAAATGCCAACTCCTGTCCAAATGCAAGCAATCCCTTCTACTTTAGCAGGGCAAAGCTTGCTTGTTTCAGCGGAGACTGGTTCCGGTAAAACTGGCTCGTTTCTAATTCCTATAGTTTCTCGATGTGCAAAAGTTAATGAAGAGCATTTCCAAAACCAGCAGAAACCATTAGCTATGGTTCTCACACCTACTAGAGAACTCTGCATACAGGTAGAGGATCAAGCTAAGGTGCTCGGGAAAGGTTTGCCCTTCAAAACTGCATTGGTGGTAGGTGGTGATGCCATGGCGGGACAGCTCCACCGCATCCAGCAGGGAGTGTCTTTAATTGTGGGAACTCCTGGAAGGCTCATTGACCTTTTAACGAAGCACGAGATTGAACTGAATACTATTTCAATTCTTGTTCTTGATGAAGTAGATTGCATGCTCCAAAGAGGTTTCCTTGAGCAGGTGATGCAGATTTTTACGGCTCTGTCTCAACCTCAAGTGTTAATGTATTCTGCAACAATTCCTAAAGAAGCAGAGCGGATGGCAAGCTCAATGGCGAAAAAGGTCACAGTCATCTCTGTTGGGAAGCCAAATAAACCTAATCAGGCTGTCAAGCAGTTAGCGATTTGGGTAGACTCGAAGCGGAAGAAGCAAAAGCTTTTCGATATTTTGATGAGCAAGCAGCATTACAAGCCACCAGTTATTGTATTTGTGGGTTCTAGACTTGGAGCAGATCTCCTTTCTGAAGCAATAACAGTAAGTACAGGGCTAAAAGCATTGCCAATGCATGGTGAGAAATCAATGAAGGATAGGCGAGAAATTGTTAGGTCATTTCTAGTTGGAGAAGTTCCTGTTATTGTGGCCACAGGGGTGTTGGGTCGAGGAATTGATCTGTTGACTGTGAAACAGGTAATTGTGTTTGATATGCCAAATTCCATCAAGGAGTATGTGCACCAGGTTGGAAGGGCATCTAGAATGGGAGAGGAAGGTACAGCAATTGTCTTTGTGAATGAAGAGAATAAGAAATTGTTTCCCGAGTTGGTTGAAACTCTTAAAACATCTGGTGCTGCAATTCCCCGAGAGCTTGCCAATTCACGGCATTCTGTTGGCTCTTTCTCTGCTGGCAGAGGTCAGAAAAAACGAAAACATGGTTACTGA